One genomic window of Undibacterium cyanobacteriorum includes the following:
- a CDS encoding NAD(P)/FAD-dependent oxidoreductase translates to MIRITDLQLPLSHSESDLKDAILKRLKIKDEELKSFLIFKRSYDARKKTAIILIYTIDVELSNEAEVLHRTKDIQGQAKIGIAPDTSYKFVTHAKNQNFPRPVVIGFGPCGLFAALILAQMGFKPIVLERGKAVRERTKDTWGLWRKRELQPESNVQFGEGGAGTFSDGKLYSQIKDPKHYGRKVLTEFVKAGAPEEILYVSKPHIGTFRLVKMIEEMRANIIELGGEIRFQQKVTDFDIRDGKIVGVTVNDKEYIESDHVVLAVGHSARDTFQLIYDKGIYVEAKPFSVGFRIEHPQSIIDKARFGPNAGNKILGAADYKLVHHASNDRSVYSFCMCPGGTVVAATSEPGRVVTNGMSQYSRNERNANSAIVVGINPEIDYPGHPLAGIDFQRKLESRAFELGGGTYNAPGQLIGDFLENRASTAFGEVVPSYKPGITLCNLADALPEFAIKAIREAIPEFDKQIKGFALKDGLLTGVETRTSSPIRIKRNDKDMQSLNTRGLFPAGEGAGYAGGILSAAIDGIKVAEALALSLEHKYK, encoded by the coding sequence ATGATACGCATCACCGATCTACAACTACCACTGAGTCATAGCGAAAGCGATCTCAAAGACGCCATCTTAAAGCGTCTTAAGATTAAGGACGAAGAACTCAAAAGCTTCCTGATCTTTAAGCGCAGCTACGATGCGCGTAAGAAAACTGCCATCATTTTAATTTATACGATTGACGTTGAACTCAGCAACGAGGCCGAGGTTCTCCATCGCACCAAAGATATTCAAGGTCAAGCAAAGATCGGTATCGCACCTGACACAAGCTACAAGTTCGTCACTCATGCAAAAAATCAAAATTTCCCAAGACCCGTCGTCATTGGCTTCGGCCCCTGCGGTCTCTTTGCTGCACTGATTTTGGCACAAATGGGTTTCAAACCTATCGTACTTGAACGCGGCAAAGCGGTACGCGAACGCACCAAAGATACCTGGGGCTTGTGGCGAAAACGCGAATTACAACCTGAATCCAATGTGCAGTTTGGTGAAGGTGGCGCCGGTACTTTTTCAGATGGCAAACTCTATAGCCAGATCAAGGATCCAAAACACTATGGTCGCAAAGTGCTGACCGAATTCGTGAAGGCTGGAGCTCCAGAAGAGATTCTTTATGTCAGCAAGCCGCACATTGGCACCTTCCGTCTCGTCAAAATGATCGAAGAGATGCGCGCCAATATTATTGAGCTGGGTGGAGAAATTCGTTTTCAACAAAAAGTCACTGACTTCGACATTCGCGATGGCAAAATTGTCGGCGTCACTGTCAACGATAAGGAATACATCGAGTCTGACCACGTTGTACTCGCAGTTGGACACAGCGCCCGCGATACCTTCCAGCTCATCTACGACAAAGGCATCTATGTTGAGGCAAAACCATTCTCGGTTGGCTTCCGCATTGAACACCCACAATCAATTATCGACAAAGCCCGCTTTGGCCCCAATGCAGGCAACAAGATTCTTGGTGCGGCTGATTACAAGTTAGTGCACCATGCTAGCAATGATCGATCTGTTTATAGCTTCTGTATGTGTCCGGGCGGAACGGTGGTCGCGGCAACTTCAGAACCAGGACGCGTAGTAACAAACGGTATGAGCCAATACTCTCGCAACGAGCGCAATGCTAATAGCGCGATTGTAGTCGGCATCAATCCAGAAATTGACTATCCCGGACATCCCCTTGCAGGCATCGACTTTCAGCGAAAGTTAGAAAGTCGAGCGTTCGAATTGGGCGGTGGGACTTATAACGCACCAGGACAATTGATCGGCGATTTCTTAGAGAACCGCGCTTCCACCGCCTTCGGTGAAGTGGTGCCATCATACAAACCAGGCATCACCCTTTGCAATCTGGCAGACGCCCTACCAGAGTTTGCGATCAAGGCGATCCGCGAAGCGATTCCTGAGTTCGATAAGCAAATTAAAGGATTCGCGTTGAAGGATGGCCTCCTAACTGGCGTTGAAACACGAACTTCCTCACCGATTCGTATCAAACGCAATGACAAAGATATGCAGAGCTTGAATACGCGCGGCTTATTCCCTGCTGGCGAAGGTGCTGGATATGCCGGAGGAATTTTGTCAGCAGCAATCGATGGGATCAAAGTCGCAGAGGCATTAGCACTCAGCCTCGAACACAAATACAAATAG